In one window of uncultured Acetobacteroides sp. DNA:
- a CDS encoding Bax inhibitor-1/YccA family protein, whose product MFNSSNPVFGRNIFTSTARDFTGTNTMTVKGTMGKAMLMLALVILSASYTWSMVMQPDTLDGVKTATPWMIGGAIGGLITGLIISFVPRTAGWLSPIYSMLQGLFLGAISAFFEATYHGIVMNAVGLTLATAFLLFFIYRTGIIKVTNKFRVGIIAATGAIALFYFVTWIVSMFGGNVGFMMDSSLLSIGISLVVVVVAALNLLLDFDFIEKGEQAGAPKHMEWYGAFGLMVTLIWLYIEMLKLLAKLSRRD is encoded by the coding sequence ATGTTCAATTCTTCAAATCCAGTTTTTGGAAGGAACATTTTTACAAGTACCGCTCGCGACTTTACAGGAACCAACACCATGACTGTAAAAGGAACCATGGGCAAGGCAATGCTAATGCTTGCTTTAGTTATCCTAAGTGCATCGTACACATGGAGCATGGTTATGCAACCCGACACGCTTGATGGTGTTAAAACAGCAACTCCTTGGATGATTGGTGGCGCAATTGGCGGTTTGATTACTGGTCTTATCATCTCGTTTGTACCACGAACGGCAGGATGGCTTTCGCCAATCTACTCAATGCTACAAGGCCTTTTTCTAGGTGCTATTTCTGCATTTTTCGAAGCCACTTATCATGGCATTGTAATGAATGCTGTTGGGTTAACCCTTGCCACTGCATTCCTGCTATTCTTCATTTACAGAACTGGCATTATTAAGGTAACTAACAAGTTCCGAGTTGGCATTATTGCCGCTACTGGAGCAATCGCACTTTTCTACTTTGTCACATGGATAGTAAGCATGTTTGGTGGAAACGTTGGATTTATGATGGACAGCAGCCTCCTCAGCATTGGCATTAGCCTAGTAGTAGTGGTTGTTGCAGCGCTTAACCTCCTTCTCGACTTCGACTTTATCGAAAAAGGCGAACAAGCAGGTGCTCCTAAGCACATGGAATGGTATGGTGCTTTCGGATTAATGGTAACGTTAATCTGGCTTTACATCGAGATGCTCAAGTTACTAGCAAAACTATCGCGCAGAGACTAA